The following proteins are encoded in a genomic region of Alosa alosa isolate M-15738 ecotype Scorff River chromosome 10, AALO_Geno_1.1, whole genome shotgun sequence:
- the chd6 gene encoding chromodomain-helicase-DNA-binding protein 6 isoform X3, whose amino-acid sequence MKIQKKEKQMSAAHLIKHTPASAASSATDQNAQITFPVGPQGKEQIRVLGGQTNHCMAHTKHSGTWEGGPGTGRHACPPASPGNSEEDDGGGGTRVKKKRKKKDKKGSGTGQKPERESESKPKKKKELKELKEILPRKSKAPKEPKGLKEAKESKKFKELKSPKEPKKGRKGREAKAKPTVDCKATSSPPRQRGRKPKEQGVVPPEKKKKGKRKSEVQQEALESDDTASLTAVAMGGEESSDPLDSTKRRSGRQVKRRKYNEDLDFKVVDDDGETIAVLGTGRMGALSASTLAWQAEEPPEDEANIIEKILSVRTVKKEAEPGKPPEEYEEFYVKYRNFSYLHCKWATLEELEKDPRIHQKIKRFRNKQAQMKHIFSEPDEDLFNPDYIEVDRVLEVAHTTDTETGEEVTHYLVKWCSLSYEESTWELQEDVDPVKIREFENLKKIPDLKYVERPQPDKWQKLENSRDYRNGNELREYQLEGMNWLLFNWYNRKNCILADEMGLGKTIQSITFLFEIFSMGIRGPFLIIAPLSTITNWEREFRTWTEINVIVYHGSQISRQMILQYEMYHRDEHGNSVSGLFKFHGVITTFEMIMADCPELKKIHWRCVVIDEAHRLKNRNCKLLEGLKLMNLEHKVLLTGTPLQNSVEELFSLLNFLEPLQFPSETTFLEEFGDLKTEEQVKKLQAILKPMMLRRLKDDVEKNLAPKEETIIEVELTNMQKKYYRAILEKNFTFLAKGANQHNMPNLINTMMELRKCCNHPYLITGAEEKILESFKKTHSPDASDFQLQAMIQSSGKLVLIDKLLPRLIAGGHKVLVFSQMVRCLDILEDYLIQRRYTYERIDGRVRGNLRQAAIDRFCKVDSDRFVFLLCTRAGGLGINLTAADTCIIFDSDWNPQNDLQAQARCHRIGQSKAVKVYRLITRNSYEREMFDKASLKLGLDKAVLQDINRKGSLNGVQQLSKLEVEDLLRKGAYGALMDEEDEGSKFCEEDIDQILQRRTQTITIQSEGKGSTFAKASFVSSGNRTDISLDDPNFWQKWAKIAELEIDSKEEKESLVIDTPRVRKQTRHYNSFEDDELMEFSELDSDSEERPCRTRRLNDRNRRYLRAECFRVEKNLLIFGWGRWKDILTHGRFKWHLAERDMELMCRALLVYCVRHYKGDEKIKSFIWDLITPTKDGQNEALQNHSGLSAPVPRGRKGKKLKNQLCIPELNNADWLVHCNPEVVLQDDSYKKHLKQHCNKVLLRVRMLYYLKAEVLGEAANQALEGISASKLEVALPDIDYIEIPAGWWDAEADKSLLIGVHKHGYERYNAMRADPDLCFLERVGMPDVMALSAEQSGSEVPADANDSVGKTEDMKDETESKMEGGEDKEESKDDTSSVTDTSEKQENVVSSELGVPEASEQGRLLWPAGSALTARLRRLITTYQRYNRREPLRHEFLMLDGASHVPWQLGEDLRRCAVEPDPLFLEWQRRWTRREQADFYRTVSSFGVMFDPEKKVFDWTQFRSLARLERKTDESLERYFYNFVSMCRTACRLPPRKDEGPIDHALFVEPITEERAARTLYRIELLRKIREQVLRHPLLGQRLQLCQPSLYLPVWWECGKHDRDLLIGAAKHGLSRTDYYILNDPQLSFLEAHRNYVRKENHGYPVPASMSGMPHRHCCLYDAGLSHCHSPQPPEYHTPPSHHAHGHPHIHGPVHHPTEVVAGDPVGSLAMSGGGGPREGFLDCPPLEESLELASLQHDGLAADSLHGKPSKEAFNGFPFNSASGGQSMLNSYGVQGELSGTQGDIADSIAGKLRSDVLVGEQGSSEETGLMAPSVELDELQTPWESSDHAAAAHMFNEADPILGAPALESEFLDSSDAPGDGQVDTALNDCLSMPSSDSQSNPVDPLPSSFMLFKELSEAEPSVEQTDLSASPPPEYAPTPLSLGDMSLSHTGPTEEPDEKLSDSDVTRSAPSPVDVAGSVTFEFDKEELSQDSHSLTGTTQGPDEASLDPSEGPPEEALGETSTEPLSEASVPEHNEENLAEPCEEPMEESMLKGLSDVPPEEPWESHPQEKQPGEETLQVPSEEPAEEEPYETPSRSLHEVHSEEASSERLSEPVIGSSLSDPTLSSVGPTSSPLPCASPSLSVPLSVPPTSPEPSTAVHIKQELLLEPTTAEIKPDPEALEPDSTTLTPRLEQTEMLEAKEEIKQERVKTPALMVDSYVEAPRYAPQMSVCEMPDSLHDVREPTIAQLLQEKALYSFSGWPKDRVIINRLDSICHAILKGKWPSSSQYESHSTLANTCAPNSGHQRAAFMPARVQPSQSLNFNMPTVSRMPKERLMAPPFLSDLKQPGVRPRFEFEAEVLSKPCHTGEKIQVGIPHRGGPLLLNGWQEAAMDLSKPPGELGIGGETGPVGHITHTVHTPPPPPPSHPPPPQHKLPTLSSMQGSLGLDMAGILQAGLIHPVTGQIVNGSLRRDDFMRRRRGRRRNVDGPDISFMRSHGLSVQEQQPRPDSISHSTVSSTTTTQSDRSSAPPGPSGPSSSLGLPPPPPPESLGIDREAANKGLMEWLRQNPNYMEIPHFASSQNAAILHSFVERPKQRRHRCKDPTKLDVNSLTGEERVPVVHRSTGRRLGGAMAPAIKELSRWLDANSEYCVAPDWAEVVKHSGFLPEGKFTRILTEPVSRDPGPRRRGRRPRSEMVKAGPILPESPSNMGPLFMNGGLIGSMDLVSLQNLRNVPGIPLTGLMGFPHGFAAVPAGAGEDAKNGISMLPMMLHGMAAVQPPMFSVSGLMSQPSSSSPSSSSPTTTLSTSAGPTVITSTSAALSPSSGPSPVTSGPSPPAESCSSTTASGLDKRKDDRAPVEGKPPGPPVGHATATVSSTTPTSVSAGSISSTGSHLTFNPFLIPGMSHGLLYPHMFLPHGGIMALPGMPAADSSGSPKRKRKKLREDGAPEGGSAGSPPMDSTPARGPSDAPQIRADADNDAPSEEGPQNQETDTNSKGHEDHSNALPPEAPIECSSKEEERQTEEKEEQDVEGKDKRLPETERQEYEPREDSQ is encoded by the exons ATGTCCGCTGCCCACTTAATAAAGCACACTCCAGCTTCTGCAGCCTCTAGTGCCACTGACCAAAACGCACAAATCACGTTTCCCGTAGGCCCACAGGGCAAAGAGCAAATCCGGGTTCTGGGTGGGCAGACCAATCACTGCATGGCCCACACAAAGCACTCTGGGACATGGGAGGGGGGCCCGGGAACAGGCAGGCACGCCTGCCCGCCGGCATCGCCTGGCAACAGCGAGGAGGACGATGGAGGGGGTGGCACCCGGGTGAAGAAGAAACGaaagaaaaaagacaagaaGGGCTCAGGCACGGGGCAGAAGCCGGAACGAGAGAGCGAATCCAAaccaaagaaaaagaaggagctGAAAGAGCTGAAGGAGATATTGCCCAGGAAGTCGAAAGCACCCAAGGAGCCCAAGGGTCTCAAGGAGGCCAAGGAGTCCAAGAAGTTCAAGGAGCTGAAGTCACCAAAAGAGCCTAAAAAGGGGAGAAAGGGTCGGGAAGCCAAGGCCAAGCCCACCGTAGACTGCAAGGCCACATCATCTCCTCCCAGACAGCGAGGCAGAAAGCCCAA AGAGCAGGGTGTGGTCCCgccagagaagaagaagaaggggaaGAGGAAAAGCGAGGTCCAGCAGGAGGCGCTAGAGAGCGATGACACAGCCTCCCTGACTGCAGTGGCCATGGGGGGCGAGGAAAGCAGCGACCCGCTGGACAGCACG AAGCGGCGTTCAGGACGTCAGGTGAAGcgcaggaagtataacgaggaCCTGGATTTCAAGGTTGTGGACGACGACGGGGAAACCATCGCTGTGTTGGGCACGGGCCGCATGGGAGCCCTGTCTGCCTCCACACTGGCCTGGCAAGCAGAG GAGCCGCCTGAAGACGAGGCTAACATCATTGAGAAAATCCTCTCTGTGCGAACTGTGAAGAAGGAG GCAGAACCGGGGAAGCCACCTGAGGAGTATGAGGAATTCTATGTCAAGTACAGAAATTT CTCTTACCTTCACTGCAAATGGGCGACTCTGGAGGAACTGGAAAAGGACCCGCGCATCCACCAAAAAATCAAGCGCTTCAGGAATAAGCAGGCACAAATGAAGCACATTTTCAGTGAA CCAGACGAGGATCTTTTTAATCCGGACTACATTGAGGTGGACCGTGTGCTGGAAGTGGCCCACACTACTGACACAGAGACCGGAGAG GAGGTTACACACTATCTGGTAAAGTGGTGCTCTCTGTCGTACGAAGAAAGCACTTGGGAGCTCCAAGAGGATGTTGATCCTGTAAAGATCCGTGAGTTTGAGAACCTCAAGAAAATCCCTGATTTGAAATATGTG GAGAGACCTCAACCCGATAAGTGGCAGAAGCTGGAAAACTCTCGAGACTACAGGAATGGGAACGAGTTGAGAGAGTACCAGCTTGAGGGAATGAACTGGCTTCTATTCAACTGGTACAACAG GAAAAACTGCATCTTGGCAGACGAAATGGGCCTGGGAAAGACCATTCAGTCCATAACATTCCTCTTCGAGATCTTCAGTATGGGCATTCGCGGCCCATTCCTCATCATTGCCCCACTCTCTACCATCACAAACTGGGAGCGCGAGTTCCGCACCTGGACCGAAATCAACGTGATCGTCTACCATGGCAGCCAGATCAGTCGGCAGATGATCTTACAATATGAAATGTACCACAGAGATGAACAT GGAAACTCTGTGTCTGGCTTGTTTAAGTTCCATGGTGTGATCACTACGTTTGAGATGATCATGGCTGACTGCCCTGAGCTGAAGAAAATCCACTGGCGCTGTGTGGTGATTGACGAGGCCCACCGGCTGAAGAACCGCAACTGCAAGCTTCTAGAGGGACTCAAGCTCATGAACCTG GAACACAAAGTGCTGCTGACTGGAACACCACTGCAGAACTCTGTCGAGGAACTCTTCAGCTTGCTCAACTTCCTGGAACCACTTCAGTTCCCCTCTGAGACCACCTTCCTGGAGGAGTTTGGGGATCTGAAAACAGAGGAGCAG GTGAAGAAGCTTCAGGCCATCCTAAAGCCCATGATGCTGAGGAGATTAAAGGACGACGTGGAAAAGAACTTGGCTCCCAAAGAGGAGACCATCATCGAAGTGGAGTTGACCAACATGCAGAAGAAATACTACCGTGCCATTCTTGAAAAGAACTTCACATTTCTGGCCAAGGGTGCCAACCAGCACAACATGCCCAACCTCATCAACACTATGATGGAGCTACGCAAGTGCTGCAACCACCCATACCTCATCACTG GCGCAGAAGAAAAGATTCTGGAAAGCTTCAAGAAGACACACAGCCCCGATGCCTCAGACTTCCAGCTTCAGGCTATGATCCAGTCATCAGGAAAGCTGGTCCTCATTGACAAGCTCCTGCCTCGTCTCATAGCTGGAGGTCACAAAGTTCTGGTCTTCTCCCAGATGGTGCGCTGCTTGGATATCCTGGAGGACTACCTCATCCAGAGGAG GTACACGTATGAGCGCATCGACGGTCGTGTACGGGGGAACCTGCGGCAGGCAGCCATCGACCGCTTCTGCAAGGTGGACTCAGATCGCTTCGTGTTTCTCCTGTGCACGCGTGCTGGGGGCCTGGGGATCAACCTGACGGCCGCTGACACCTGCATCATCTTTGACTCAGACTGGAACCCACAGAACGACTTGCAG GCACAAGCGCGCTGTCACAGGATTGGCCAGAGCAAAGCAGTAAAGGTCTACCGGCTCATCACTCGGAACTCGTACGAGCGGGAGATGTTCGACAAGGCCAGCCTGAAGCTGGGTTTGGACAAGGCAGTGCTGCAGGACATCAACCGCAAGGGCAGCCTGAACGGA GTGCAGCAGCTGTCTAAATTGGAGGTGGAGGACCTTTTGAGGAAGGGTGCATACGGTGCTCTAATggacgaggaggacgagggTTCCAAATTCTGCGAGGAAGACATCGACCAGATCCTTCAGCGCCGCACTCAGACCATCACCATCCAGTCAGAAGGGAAGGGCTCCACGTTCGCTAAG GCCAGCTTTGTATCTTCTGGAAACAGAACTGACATCTCTCTGGATGATCCAAACTTCTGGCAGAAATGGGCTAAAATCGCTGAGCTGGAGATTGACTCTAAGGAAGAGAAA GAGAGCCTGGTGATCGATACGCCTCGTGTGCGGAAACAGACGCGCCATTACAACTCGTTTGAGGATGATGAGCTGATGGAGTTCTCTGAGCTGGACAGCGACTCGGAAGAAAGGCCGTGTCGTACGCGCCGCCTCAACGACAGAAACCGACGCTACCTGCGGGCGGAATGCTTCCGTGTGGAAAAAAACCTGCTCATATTCGG CTGGGGGCGGTGGAAGGACATCCTCACCCATGGCCGCTTCAAGTGGCACTTGGCGGAGCGGGACATGGAGCTAATGTGCCGGGCTCTGCTGGTCTACTGTGTGCGCCACTACAAAGGAGACGAAAAGATCAAAAGCTTCATCTGGGACCTCATCACCCCAACTAAAGATGGTCAAAATGAGGCCCTACAGAACCACTCTG GTCTTTCGGCACCCGTTCCCCGCGGTCGTAAGGGTAAAAAGCTGAAGAACCAGCTGTGTATACCTGAGTTGAACAATGCAGATTGGCTGGTGCACTGCAATCCAGAGGTGGTGCTGCAGGACGACAGCTACAAAAAGCACCTCAAGCAGCACTGCAACAA GGTACTTTTAAGGGTTCGCATGCTGTACTATTTGAAGGCGGAGGTCCTGGGGGAAGCAGCGAATCAGGCCCTGGAAGGCATTTCAGCCAG CAAACTAGAGGTGGCTCTTCCTGACATTGACTACATTGAGATTCCGGCTGGCTGGTGGGACGCTGAAGCAGACAAATCCCTCCTCATCGGTGTCCACAAGCATG GGTACGAGCGATACAATGCCATGCGGGCTGATCCAGACCTGTGCTTCCTGGAGCGAGTGGGCATGCCTGACGTCATGGCCCTTTCTGCAGAGCAGTCAGGCTCAGAGGTCCCAGCTGATGCAAATGACAG TGTTGGGAAGACTGAAGACATGAAAGACGAGACTGAAAGCAAGATGGAGGGGGGGGAAGATAAGGAGGAGAGCAAA GATGACACCAGTTCTGTTACAGACACATCAGAGAAACAGGAGAATGTTGTTTCAA GTGAACTGGGAGTTCCAGAGGCCTCTGAGCAGGGCAGGCTTCTCTGGCCGGCGGGTTCTGCTTTGACGGCTCGTCTTCGACGACTCATCACCACCTACCAGCGTTACAACCGTCGTGAGCCCCTGCGCCACGAGTTCCTGATGCTGGATGGGGCTAGTCATGTGCCCTGGCAACTGGGAGAAGACCTGAGGAGATGCGCTGTAGAACCAGACCCCCTGTTCCTGGAGTGGCAGAGAAG GTGGACACGTCGAGAGCAGGCAGATTTCTATCGGACAGTTTCATCCTTCGGTGTTATGTTTGACCCAGAGAAGAAAGTGTTTGATTGGACACAGTTCCGCTCTCTCGCTCGactggagagaaaaacagatgaAAGTTTAGAGAGATATTTTTACAACTTTGTATCCATGTGTCGCACTGCCTGCAGGCTTCCCCCAAGGAAGGATGAAG GTCCCATTGACCACGCTCTGTTTGTGGAACCAATCACTGAAGAGCGAGCGGCCCGCACACTCTACCGCATTGAGTTGCTGAGGAAAATTCGGGAGCAAGTTCTTCGCCACCCGCTGCTGGGACAGAGACTTCAGCTGTGCCAGCCTAGTCTCTACCTGCCTGTGTGGTGGGAGTGCGGGAAACACGACCGGGACCTCCTGATTGGCGCCGCCAAGCATGGCTTGAGCCGCACTGACTATTACATCCTCAATGATCCCCAGCTCTCCTTTCTGGAAGCCCACCGCAACTACGTGCGGAAAGAGAACCACGGCTACCCCGTGCCAGCCTCTATGTCTGGCATGCCCCATCGCCACTGCTGCCTTTATGACGCAGGCCTCAGCCACTGCCACTCTCCACAGCCTCCTGAATACCACACTCCGCCATCTCACCATGCCCATGGACACCCTCACATCCATGGTCCTGTGCACCATCCTACTGAGGTGGTAGCTGGAGACCCGGTTGGCTCCCTGGCCATGAGTGGTGGCGGTGGCCCCAGGGAGGGTTTCCTGGACTGCCCTCCCCTTGAGGAGTCCCTGGAGCTGGCGTCGCTGCAGCATGATGGACTGGCTGCCGACTCCCTCCATGGTAAGCCCAGCAAAGAGGCTTTCAACGGGTTTCCCTTCAACTCGGCTTCTGGAGGGCAGAGCATGCTCAACTCCTACGGTGTACAGGGCGAGCTGAGCGGGACTCAGGGGGACATTGCTGACTCCATTGCAGGGAAGCTACGCAGTGATGTGCTGGTGGGTGAACAGGGCTCGTCTGAAGAGACGGGGCTGATGGCACCCTCCGTAGAGCTGGACGAACTGCAAACACCGTGGGAGAGCTCAGACCATGCCGCTGCAGCTCACATGTTCAACGAGGCCGACCCAATCTTGGGTGCTCCTGCACTGGAGTCGGAGTTCCTGGACTCGTCAGATGCACCCGGAGATGGCCAGGTGGACACTGCCTTGAACGACTGTCTGAGCATGCCCAGTTCGGACTCACAGAGCAACCCGGTCGACCCCTTGCCGTCCAGCTTCATGCTGTTTAAGGAGCTGAGTGAAGCCGAGCCCTCGGTCGAGCAGACTGACCTATCAGCCAGCCCTCCTCCAGAGTACGCTCCAACTCCCCTCTCTTTGGGCGATATGAGTCTCTCCCATACGGGCCCCACTGAGGAGCCAGATGAGAAGCTGAGTGACTCAGACGTCACCCGCAGTGCTCCCAGCCCCGTTGATGTGGCCGGGAGCGTGACCTTTGAGTTTGACAAGGAGGAGCTGTCACAGGATAGTCACAGCCTGACCGGGACAACTCAGGGGCCCGACGAAGCATCTCTGGATCCGTCTGAAGGCCCTCCAGAGGAAGCCCTGGGTGAGACCAGTACGGAACCACTAAGCGAAGCAAGTGTCCCTGAGCATAATGAAGAAAACCTCGCAGAGCCTTGTGAGGAGCCGATGGAAGAGTCTATGCTGAAGGGGCTTTCAGATGTGCCACCAGAGGAGCCTTGGGAAAGCCATCCTCAGGAGAAGCAGCCTGGAGAGGAAACCCTACAGGTGCCCTCCGAGGAGCCCGCGGAGGAGGAGCCCTATGAGACCCCCTCAAGGTCACTACACGAAGTGCACTCGGAGGAGGCATCCAGCGAAAGGCTCTCTGAGCCTGTGATCGGGAGCAGTCTCAGTGACCCAACCCTCTCCTCTGTAGGCCCCACCTCGTCCCCACTTCCCTGTGCCTCGCCCTCCCTGTCCGTCCCTCTGTCAGTTCCCCCCACGTCGCCAGAGCCCAGCACTGCCGTCCACATTAAGCAGGAGCTGCTGCTGGAGCCAACCACTGCAGAGATCAAGCCTGACCCTGAGGCCCTCGAGCCAGACAGCACTACACTCACACCCAGGCTAGAACAGACGGAGATGCTGGAAGCAAAAGAAGAGATAAaacaagagagagtgaaaaccCCAG CTCTGATGGTGGACAGCTATGTGGAGGCCCCAAGATACGCTCCCCAAATGTCAGTCTGCGAAATGCCCGACAGTCTCCATGATGTTCGGGAACCTACCATTGCCCAGCTCCTCCAGGAGAAAGCCCTCTACTCATTCTCTGGATGGCCCAAG GACAGGGTGATAATTAATCGCCTTGACAGTATTTGCCATGCTATTCTGAAAGGGAAATGGCCTTCATCCAGCCAGTATGAGTCGCACAGTACCCTGGCAAACACCTGTGCCCCCAACAGTGGCCACCAACGAGCTGCCTTTATGCCAGCCCGGGTACAGCCTTCCCAGAGCCTTAACTTCAACATGCCAACTGTCTCCCGCATGCCTAAG GAGAGGTTGATGGCCCCTCCATTCTTGTCCGACCTCAAGCAACCAGGAGTAAGACCGCGGTTTGAATTTGAGGCAGAGGTGCTCAGCAAGCCTTGCCACACCGGAGAGAAAATCCAGGTTGGCATTCCACATCGGGGCGGACCGCTGCTGTTGAACGGCTGGCAGGAAGCGGCGATGGACCTCTCCAAACCCCCTGGGGAGCTTGGCATTGGCGGGGAGACTGGCCCTGTGGGTCATATTACTCATACAGTccacacccctcctcctcctccaccttctcACCCCCCTCCACCGCAACATAAGCTGCCCACCCTGAGCTCAATGCAGGGCTCTCTGGGCCTGGACATGGCCGGCATTCTGCAGGCCGGCCTCATTCACCCAGTCACCGGGCAGATCGTCAACGGCAGCCTTCGCCGTGACGACTTCATGAGACGGAGGCGAGGCCGCAGGAGAAATGTGGACGGGCCGGACATCAGCTTCATGCGGAGCCACGGACTAAGTGTGCAGGAACAGCAG CCAAGACCGGATAGCATCAGCCATTCAACGGTGTCGTCCACCACTACCACCCAGTCTGATCGTTCCTCAGCACCTCCTGGTCCATCTGGACCTTCTAGTTCTCTTGGGctgccacctccaccaccaccagagagCCTGGGGATTGACAGAGAAGCAGCCAATAAGGGTCTGATGGAGTGGCTTAGACAAAACCCCAACTACATGGAAATCCCCCATTTTGCCTCC TCCCAAAACGCAGCCATCTTGCATAGTTTTGTTGAGCGTCCAAAACAGAGGAGGCACCGCTGCAAAGACCCTACCAAGCTGGATGTGAACTCCCTGACCGGAGAAGAGCGGGTGCCCGTAGTACACAGGAGCACAGGACGTAGG CTGGGTGGCGCTATGGCTCCAGCGATAAAGGAACTGTCTCGATGGCTGGATGCCAACTCTGAATATTGTGTGGCTCCAGACTGGGCTGAAGTGGTGAAACATTCG GGATTTCTGCCAGAGGGCAAGTTCACTCGAATCCTGACAGAACCTGTTAGCCGAGATCCTGGGCCTCGCCGGAGGGGTCGACGGCCTCGCAGTGAGATGGTCAAAGCTGGACCCATCCTCCCGGAGTCTCCTTCGAACATGGGGCCCCTGTTTATGAACGGGGGATTGATTGGAAGCATGGACTTGGTCAGTCTGCAAAACCTGCGGAACGTTCCGGGCATCCCCCTCACAGGCCTGATGGGATTCCCACACGGCTTTGCAGCCGTCCCAGCGGGAGCGGGAGAGGATGCCAAGAACGGCATCAGCATGCTTCCCATGATGCTTCACGGCATGGCGGCGGTGCAGCCGCCCATGTTTAGCGTGAGCGGCCTCATGAGCCAGCCCTCGTCATCCTCGCCCTCgtcctcctcccccaccacgACCCTGTCCACTTCAGCAGGCCCCACGGTGATCACCTCCACCTCTGCTGCCCTCAGTCCCTCTAGCGGCCCCAGTCCCGTCACCAGTGGTCCGAGCCCCCCGGCCGAGAGCTGCAGCTCCACCACGGCCTCGGGCTTGGACAAGCGCAAGGACGACAGAGCACCTGTGGAAGGGAAGCCCCCTGGGCCTCCCGTTGGACACGCAACCGCTACCGTTAGCAGCACCACGCCTACCAGTGTGTCTGCcggcagcatcagcagcacTGGCAGCCACTTGACCTTCAACCCGTTTCTAATCCCAGGGATGTCCCACGGACTGCTGTACCCACACATGTTCTTGCCCCATGGGGGCATCATGGCACTGCCGGGGATGCCCGCCGCCGACAGCTCCGGCAGCccgaagaggaagagaaagaaattgaGAGAGGACGGGGCTCCGGAGGGCGGGAGCGCCGGAAGCCCTCCAATGGACAGCACGCCTGCCAGAGGGCCCAGCGACGCTCCGCAGATACGGGCGGACGCGGACAATGACGCCCCAAGTGAAGAGGGGCCGCAAAACCaggagacagacacaaacagcaaGGGCCACGAGGACCACAGCAACGCCCTTCCTCCTGAGGCTCCCATAGAGTGCAGCagcaaagaggaggagagacaaacagaggaaaaggaggagcaGGATGTGGAAGGGAAGGATAAAAGACTGCCCGAGACCGAAAGGCAAGAATATGAACCCAGGGAGGACTCGCAGTAG